CACACCCTCACCGTCACCTTCTGCCCCGGTCGACGACCCGCTCGCGGAGATGGCCGAGCCCACGCCGGCTTCAGCCCCCGGTGCGGCAAGCCTCGATCCCCTTGCGGATCTGATGGAGCCCGGCCCGTCGGCCAGCCCGCCCGAGGACGACATGTTCGCCCACCTGGATCCGGTCTCGCCCGGCCCTGCCGTCGAGGCCGAGCCCGTCGAGACGCCTGTCCCCGCCATCGAGCCTGAGCCGCCGGTGCACTCAGCGCCGCAGGCCGCGGTGGAGCCCGACCTCGCCCCGGCTGTCGCCGCTCCCATCCCGGCGCCCGTCGCCCCTGCCACGCCCCCGGCGCCCGTCGCCGAGGTTTCCCCGGCCGATGTCGCCGCGCTCCTTGCCCGCATGGAGCAGTCGATCGCGACGTTCGTGAACACCATGGATGCCCGCGTCGGCGCTCTCGAGCAGAAGCCGGCACACGCCCCTGCGCAGGAGAGCGAGATGGTCGCGCTCCCGCCGGCGTCGACCCCCGTGGCACCTGAGGCGCCCGCTCCGGTTGTCGAGGAGTCCCCGGTGGCCGAGGTCGCCCCGGCTCCCGCGGCTGAGCTGACCCAGGAGCCGGCCGATGCCGAGTTCTTCTCGCCCGAGCCTGAGCCCGCCTCGGCGGCCCCTGTGGCCGAGCCTGTGGCGGCCCCTGTGGCCGAGCCCGAGGTCGCGCCTGAGCCCGACCCCGAGCTGATGGCCCGTCTGGAGGCCGCCCGCGCGGTCGCCGCTGAGCGTCGTGCCGCGGTGGCGAAGCGCGAGCTGCTGGACAAGGCGCTGGCCAAGTTCGAGAGGGGCGCTGACCTCACCCCGATCGAGCGCGCCCTCCTTGAGTCCGAGGGTGTCGACCTGACCCCGCCCGCCCCCGAGCCCATCGCGGCACCCGAGCCGGTGATCGCCCCCGGGCCGACCCACGCCCCGGAGCCGGTGGACCTCGCCCCGGCCGAGGCCGAGCCGCCCTATGAGCCTGAGCCCCTGGTCTACGAGCCCGCAACCGCCCAGGGCGCCTGGGAGCCCGAGGGACCCGGTGCCGAGGCATGGGACGAGGCGCCTGCGCCCGACCCTCAGTGGGCCGCACCGGAGGTGCTTCCCGCCCCCCAGGGAGAGGAATGGGCCGACGACTTCAGCCACATCGCCCCGGCCTCCCACGCCGCCCATGACGACGGCCGCACCGCACCCCCGGACCGCGCCCCGGTCGATCCCCTCTGGGCGATCGGCACCCGCGACTCCGAGGAAGAGGAGACCATCCGCACGACGCAGACCTCCGAGCGTCTGCGTGAGGACTCACGCGAGAGCAACCGCCGGGCGAAGAAGGGCGGCTCGAAGGTCAAGCTGCCGCGCCTGCCGTTCTCGACCCTCGTCAAGGGCGAGCCGCTGATCATCGCCGTCTTCAGCCCCAAGGGTGGCGCCGGCAAGTCCACGACCTCGGTCAACCTGGCGGCTCTGATGGCGGCCTCCGGCACGGCGTCGGCCGGCAAGGACGCCGAGCCCCCGCGGATCCTCGTGCTCGACGGCGACATCGCCAACGGCAACCTCGCGATCCGTGTGGCCGGCCGTCTTGAGCCGAACCTGCTGGAGCTGATCGACTACCTCGACAAGAGCGGTGCCCCGCTGACCGACTTCGAGAGCACGGACTCCCACCGGGCCTCGATGCGGGACTTCGTCCTCTGGCACGAGGACCTCCCGAACCTGAACGTGCTCGCCGCGCCCGACAACCCCGAGGCCTTCGACGACTTCGAGGTCGGCGACTACGAGCGGGTGCTCGCGATGCTCGGCCGCTTCTACGACGTCATCATCATCGACTGCGGCACCGAGGTCGTCATGCGCTCCAACCAGACCTGGCTGCGCGCGGCACACCAGGTGTTCCTGCTGACGCTCCCCGAGCGGGCCGCCCTCCACTCGGCCGGTAAGGCCGCCCGGGTGATCACGCGCGCCGGCCGCGGGCGTCCGGTCCTGGTGACCCCCGACCGCCTCCACATCGTGATGATGCGCTCCGACGCCGACCTGGGCTTCGACCCGCGGGTCGGTATGCGCCAGACCTTCGAGTGGGCCGACGGCGCGCACACGACCTACTTCCGCGACTACGACCAGGAGACCGCGCGGGCGAACAACGCCGGCGACTTCCTGGCGCTCTCGCACGGCGCCTACGCCGAGGACGTCGGTGAGCTGGCCCACGCGGCCTTCTCCCACTACGTCGAGCGGCGGCGCGCCGGCCAGGGGCAGTGAGCGAACCGCCGGCAGGCG
This DNA window, taken from Miltoncostaea oceani, encodes the following:
- a CDS encoding AAA family ATPase yields the protein MEPGPSASPPEDDMFAHLDPVSPGPAVEAEPVETPVPAIEPEPPVHSAPQAAVEPDLAPAVAAPIPAPVAPATPPAPVAEVSPADVAALLARMEQSIATFVNTMDARVGALEQKPAHAPAQESEMVALPPASTPVAPEAPAPVVEESPVAEVAPAPAAELTQEPADAEFFSPEPEPASAAPVAEPVAAPVAEPEVAPEPDPELMARLEAARAVAAERRAAVAKRELLDKALAKFERGADLTPIERALLESEGVDLTPPAPEPIAAPEPVIAPGPTHAPEPVDLAPAEAEPPYEPEPLVYEPATAQGAWEPEGPGAEAWDEAPAPDPQWAAPEVLPAPQGEEWADDFSHIAPASHAAHDDGRTAPPDRAPVDPLWAIGTRDSEEEETIRTTQTSERLREDSRESNRRAKKGGSKVKLPRLPFSTLVKGEPLIIAVFSPKGGAGKSTTSVNLAALMAASGTASAGKDAEPPRILVLDGDIANGNLAIRVAGRLEPNLLELIDYLDKSGAPLTDFESTDSHRASMRDFVLWHEDLPNLNVLAAPDNPEAFDDFEVGDYERVLAMLGRFYDVIIIDCGTEVVMRSNQTWLRAAHQVFLLTLPERAALHSAGKAARVITRAGRGRPVLVTPDRLHIVMMRSDADLGFDPRVGMRQTFEWADGAHTTYFRDYDQETARANNAGDFLALSHGAYAEDVGELAHAAFSHYVERRRAGQGQ